The Porites lutea chromosome 11, jaPorLute2.1, whole genome shotgun sequence genome includes a region encoding these proteins:
- the LOC140953197 gene encoding D-alanine--D-alanine ligase-like, with protein sequence MVKETLKILHVLGSPSDDYSFSLDMFYGGSFDDGTGSGKYSFTYALVRPDGTWSFAKKLSDIVDVERLEEIGNNVEKMDITAALQHINSVVKPDLTLLHFLCLKGMTTYRALFEALDIPLIGGSAESRYLSMDKLKTRGVLLAYNNVSCAEGLVLNKGDPIPTAHIKYPCIVKASKGEDSKAVRLVRDRQSLDAAIEHALTFSNQVIIERFIEGREIRCAVVKSEKTGDIQALSCIEFNVRKDGIRTTQDKLLCDEKGLPICKAPKSKTWFLDPAKEAELITRIQSQSRRAFLELDLQDFGLFDFRVDLEGNPFFLECNLFCSFGFQSFLNVVARNSGFTDESLFDLMVQNALLRKEKIY encoded by the exons ATGGTGAAGGAAACCTTGAAG ATTTTGCATGTTTTGGGTTCACCCTCGGATGACTACAGCTTCTCCTTGGATATGTTTTATGGAGGCTCCTTTGATGATGGCACGGGATCTGGAAAGTATTCCTTTACCTACGCGCTAGTTCGACCTGATGGCACCTGGTCATTTGCGAAAAAACTCTCTGATATTGTAGACGTGGAAAGATTAGAGGAAATAGGAAACAATGTGGAGAAGATGGACATCACAGCCGCCTTACAGCACATAAACTCTGTCGTCAAACCTGATCTGACACTGCTCCACTTTCTATGCTTGAAAGGAATGACAACTTACAG GGCTCTTTTCGAAGCGCTGGATATTCCCCTCATAGGTGGATCAGCAGAATCGCGTTATCTTAGCATGGACAAACTAAAGACACGGGGTGTTTTGCTGGCCTACAACAATGTCTCTTGTGCCGAGGGATTAGTTCTCAACAAAG GAGACCCAATACCAACTGCCCATATCAAGTATCCCTGTATTGTCAAGGCAAGCAAAGGAGAGGATTCTAAAGCAGTGCGACTGGTAAGGGACCGGCAGTCTTTAGATGCAGCAATTGAGCATGCGCTGACTTTCTCGAACCAAGTAATTATTGAAAG ATTCATAGAGGGACGAGAGATTCGGTGCGCTGTAGTCAAATCAGAAAAAACTGGAGATATACAGGCCTTGTCGTGTATAGAATTCAACGTACGTAAGGATGGCATTCGTACAACCCAGGATAAGTTACTCTGCGATGAAAAAGGATTACCTATTT GCAAGGCACCAAAAAGTAAGACTTGGTTTCTTGATCCCGCAAAGGAAGCTGAGTTGATAACCCGCATCCAGTCACAAAGTCGTCGAGCTTTTCTAGAGTTAGACCTGCAAGACTTTGGCCTTTTCGACTTCCGGGTAGACCTTGAAGGAAATCCATTTTTTCTGGAATGTAACCTGTTCTGTTCGTTTGGTTTTCAGAGTTTTCTTAATGTAGTTGCCAGGAATTCTGGTTTTACCGATGAAAGTTTGTTTGATTTAATGGTTCAGAACGCTTTGTTACGGAAAGAGAAGATTTACTGA
- the LOC140952983 gene encoding D-alanine--D-alanine ligase-like — MKEHLEILHVLGSPSDDYSFSLNMFYGGSFDDGTGSGKYSFTYALVRPDGTWSFVKKLSDIVDVERVQERKSNVEKMEITAALQHIKFVIKPDQALIHFPCLKGITTYRALFEALDIPLIGGSAESRYLSMDKLETRGVLLANNNVSCVQGLILNRGDPTPTENIKYPCVVKASKGEDSKSVRLVKDKQSLDAAVKHALTYSNQVIIERFIEGREIRCAVVKSEKTGDIQALSCMEYNVRQDDIRKTEDKYFCNEKGLPISKPPNAKTWFLDPAEEADLINRIQQQSRRVFQELDLQDFGLFDFRVDLEGNPFFLECNLFCSFGSQSVLNVIAKNSGFTDESLFDLMVQNALLRKEKIY; from the exons ATGAAGGAACACTTGGAG ATTTTGCATGTTTTGGGTTCACCTTCGGATGACTACAGCTTCTCCTTGAATATGTTTTATGGAGGCTCCTTTGATGATGGCACGGGATCTGGAAAGTATTCCTTCACTTACGCCTTAGTTCGACCGGATGGCACCTGGTCATTTGTGAAAAAACTGTCTGACATTGTAGACGTGGAAAGAGTACAAGAACGAAAAAGCAACGTGGAGAAGATGGAGATCACAGCCGCTTTACAACACATAAAATTTGTCATCAAGCCTGATCAGGCACTAATCCATTTTCCTTGCCTGAAAGGAATAACAACTTACAG GGCTCTTTTCGAAGCGCTGGATATTCCTCTTATAGGCGGATCAGCAGAGTCGCGTTACCTTAGCATGGATAAACTTGAGACACGGGGTGTTTTGCTGGCCAACAACAATGTTTCTTGTGTCCAGGGATTGATTCTGAACAGAG GAGACCCCACACCAACTGAGAATATCAAATACCCGTGTGTTGTCAAGGCAAGCAAAGGAGAAGATTCCAAATCAGTGCGCCTGGTAAAGGACAAACAGTCTCTAGATGCAGCTGTTAAGCATGCGCTGACTTATTCGAATCAAGTAATCATTGAAAG ATTCATAGAAGGACGGGAGATTCGGTGCGCTGTagtaaaatcagaaaaaacCGGAGATATACAGGCCTTGTCGTGTATGGAATACAACGTACGTCAAGATGACATTCGTAAAACCGAGGATAAGTATTTCTGCAATGAAAAAGGATTACCTATTA GCAAGCCACCAAATGCTAAGACTTGGTTTCTTGACCCTGCAGAGGAAGCTGACCTAATAAACCGCATCCAGCAGCAAAGTCGTCGAGTTTTTCAAGAGTTAGACCTGCAGGACTTTGGCCTTTTCGACTTCCGGGTAGACCTCGAAGGAAATCCATTTTTTCTGGAATGTAACCTGTTCTGTTCGTTTGGTTCTCAGAGTGTGCTTAATGTAATCGCTAAGAATTCTGGTTTTACCGATGAAAGTTTGTTTGATTTAATGGTTCAGAACGCTTTGTTACGGAAAGAGAAGATTTACTGA